A genome region from Macrotis lagotis isolate mMagLag1 chromosome 4, bilby.v1.9.chrom.fasta, whole genome shotgun sequence includes the following:
- the NEIL1 gene encoding endonuclease 8-like 1 produces the protein MPEGPELYLASCYVNSVCQDLVFGGRVEKSQVSKNPEVPFESSAYRITATSRGKEVRLTLSPQPGAQPPQAPLDLVFRFGMSGSFRLAPADALPKHAHLRFYTLSPPPGRALCFVDTRRFGRWEAPGAWQPGRGPCVMREYEKFRENVLQNLDDKTFDKPICEALLDQKFFNGIGNYLRAEILYRLKIPPFEKARTVLETLKHWKPSPELTLSKKVKAKRDNPDLLELCHSVPMEVIQLGGKGYGPEREEDDFSAFRAWLRCYSVSGMSCLQDRHGRTIWFQGDPGPLAPKGGKSRKKRVKERSISDVTDLEEVTSVPKKKGTTKAGKSDKKSQKRSFNSGAKGKVESTRGSKSRLRSSVTTSSENVSDFLEGKQQPVTRVRSGRNRKGKAKSKAKLSPPSSLPLSHEDGTLGLSS, from the exons ATGCCCGAGGGCCCAGAGCTCTACCTGGCCAGCTGCTACGTGAACAGCGTGTGCCAGGACCTGGTGTTTGGGGGCCGGGTGGAGAAGTCCCAGGTGAGCAAAAACCCCGAGGTGCCCTTTGAGAGCAGCGCCTACCGGATCACGGCCACCTCCCGGGGCAAGGAGGTGCGGCTGACCCTGAGCCCCCAGCCGGGGGCCCAGCCCCCGCAGGCACCCCTGGACCTCGTGTTCCGCTTCGGCATGTCCGGCTCCTTCCGGCTGGCTCCTGCCGATGCCCTGCCCAAGCATGCCCACCTGCGCTTCTACACGCTCTCGCCTCCGCCCGGCAGAGCCCTCTGCTTTGTGGACACCCGGCGCTTCGGCCGCTGGGAGGCCCCCGGCGCGTGGCAGCCGGGCCGAGGCCCCTGCGTCATGCGGGAGTATGAGAAGTTCAG GGAGAACGTGCTCCAGAACTTGGATGACAAGACCTTTGACAAGCCTATCTGTGAAGCTCTCTTGGACCAGAAATTCTTCAACGGCATTGGCAACTACCTTCGGGCAGAGATTCTTTACCG GCTGAAGATTCCTCCCTTTGAGAAGGCCCGAACTGTCCTGGAAACCCTGAAGCATTGGAAGCCG AGCCCAGAACTGACCTTGAGCAAGAAGGTCAAAGCAAAACGAGACAACCCAGATTTGTTGGAACTGTGCCACTCGGTACCCATGGAGGTGATTCAACTAG GGGGTAAGGGTTATGGGCCCGAGAGGGAGGAGGATGACTTTTCAGCTTTTCGGGCATGGCTGCGTTGCTACTCTGTTTCCGGAATGAGCTGCCTCCAGGACAGGCATGGCAGAACAATTTGGTTCCAG GGAGATCCTGGACCTCTGGCCCCCAAAG GAGGGAAATCCCGTAAGAAGCGTGTGAAGGAAAGATCCATCTCTGATGTTACTGATTTAGAG GAGGTGACATCTGTGCCAAAGAAGAAGGGTACCACCAAAGCAGGGAAATCAGACAAGAAATCACAGAAGAGATCTTTTAATTCAGGAGCCAAGGGGAAGGTAGAATCAACTAGGGGCTCCAAGTCCCGATTGAGGAGCTCTGTTACAACATCCTCAGAGAATGTTTCAGATTTTCTGGAAGGAAAACAGCAGCCAGTGACCCGAGTACGATCAG GcagaaataggaaagggaaagctAAGTCCAAGGCCAAGCTCTCTCCACCTTCTTCCCTGCCTCTGTCGCACGAGGATGGTACTCTTGGCTTGTCTTCTTGA